Genomic DNA from Niallia circulans:
GATGAGGAAGAGTTTCTTACGTTGACCGCCGCTGAAAGTCTTGAAGTCGATTATTCAAACGGCACAGTCAGTAGTTTAGATGATTTGCTCAAAGCTCTCGGTATGGAGAATGCAACAGTTGAAAGAATGGATGAAAGCTTCGCTGATAAGGTGGCGCGGTTTGTGACAAATCCAATCATCATTCCTATTCTTTTAACGATAGGAGCGCTTGGATTAATTTTTGAGCTGTTTTCGCCTGGTTTTGGCATTGCAGGCTTTATTGGAATATCCTCTCTGCTTTTGTTCTTTTATGGCCATCTTGTTTCAGGTCTGGCAGGGTATGAATCCATTATCCTGTTTGCAGCAGGAATTATCCTTGTTTTCCTTGAGTTTTTTATAGTTGGCGGGATAGCCGGGATTTTGGGCATAGCTGCAATTATAGGCAGCGTCTTTCTCGCTGGTGGCAATGTATATCATATTGCCATAAGTGTTCTTATTGCGGTAGCCGTATCGATTATCGCCACTATTCTTTTAGTAAAGGTGTTTGGTAGAAAAATGAAATTCTTCAAAAAAATTGTGCTGAGAGACTCTACTAGTACGGAAGAAGGATATGTTTCCAATAAAACGAGAAATGACCTTGTTGGAAAGACCGGTGTTACGATGACGGCATTACGACCTTCAGGAACGGTCCTAATTGGAGACGAACGGATTGATGTGGTCAGTGAAGGTAGTTTTGTTGGCAAGGATGTTAAAGTCAGTATTGTCAAAGCAGAAGGTTCAAGAATTGTTGTAAGAGAATTGACAGACATTGATCTGCATAAGGAGGATAAATAATGGATGTATTGAGCGGAACGGCAATCTTTTGGATTGCAGTCATAATTATAGGGGTTATTCTACTTGGAATCCTCCTGACATTTGTACCTGTTATGCTGTGGATTTCTGCATTAGCAGCAGGTGTTAAAATCAGCATTTTCACATTGGTTGGGATGAGATTGAGAAGGGTTATCCCAAGTCGTGTTGTCAATCCACTAATCAAGGCACATAAAGCTGGTATAAACGCAACGATAAATCAGCTGGAAAGCCATTACTTGGCTGGTGGTAATGTTGACAGAGTTGTGAATGCATTGATTGCTGCACACAGAGCGAATATTGAATTGTCCTTTGAACGCTGTGCTGCCATTGACTTGGCTGGACGTGACGTTCTTGAAGCAGTACAGATGAGCGTTAACCCGAAAGTAATTGAAACACCGTTTATTGCTGGTGTGGCAATGGATGGGATTGAAGTAAAAGCAAAAGCAAGAATAACTGTTCGTGCAAATATTGAACGCCTTGTTGGGGGAGCAGGAGAAGAGACGGTTGTAGCCCGTGTTGGTGAAGGGATTGTCTCAACTATTGGTTCGTCAACCAATCATAAAAAAGTTCTTGAAAATCCAGATATGATCTCCCAGACTGTTCTATCAAAAGGATTGGATGCAGGTACTGCATTTGAAATCTTGTCGATTGATATTGCAGACGTTGATATAGGTAAAAACATTGGGGCGGAATTACAGACAGAACAGGCTGAAGCAGATAAGAAAATCGCCCAGGCAAAAGCAGAGGAACGCCGAGCGATGGCTGTTGCCCAAGAACAAGAGATGAAAGCGAAAGTCCAAGAAATGCGTGCGAAAGTTGTTGAAGCAGAAGCTGAAGTACCTATGGCGATGTCTGATGCACTTCGTTCTGGAAATATTGGTGTAATGGATTATATGAACTTGCAGAACATTACAGCTGATACGGAAATGAGAGGATCAATCGGCAAGCTTAATAGCGACAATAAAGATGAGGATAGTAAAAAGTAAGGCAAGTGAAGGGAGCAGTCTCTCTTGGAATATATTTCGATTATTGTTATAGTGGTAGGCTTCCTGTTTTCCTTGTTCCAAAAAAAAGCGCAGGAGGAAAACAACAAAGAAGGTCAGAAAAAGTCACCGCCTGTTAAACCGGATTTCACCAAGCAAGTAATAAGAAAAATGGAGCAGGCGTTTGAAGCGCCTGTGAAAAAAGAAACAGTGTCCAAAAAGGTTAACGAGCTTACCGAATTGGAGGCACTAAAAAAAGAACGGGATGCCCTCAAGCAGAAGCTTAAGCGGATGGAGGCAGCTTCTGTAAGGCGCGTAAAGGCTGAACAGAAGGCGGAGCCACTAGTAGGCGATAAAGGTCTTCTTGAAGGTCATTCCTTGGCTGAGGCGGTCGTATTTGCAGAGATAATCGGTGCCCCGAGAGCAAAGCGTCCCCATCCAGCTACTCGTAAAAAACAAGGTGTTAAACAGTAAGGAGAAATTCTGCATCATAGGTGAATTTTTCCTGAAAAATAGGTGCTAGAACCCCCTTTTGTCTCATACATATGAGATGAAAGGGGGTTCTTTTTTTATGGCTAAAAAATGGGGAAATACGTTACGGAGCTGGATGATCAAAAACTTAGAGCTTCCTCAAGATGTCATGATGGACTTACCCAGGATCACAATGATTGGCCAAATCCATATATATATTGAGAACCACCGTGGGCTGCTGACTTTCTCAGACAAGGAACTAAGGCTGCTCTTGAAACAGGGCCAGCTTTTAATAAAAGGCAAGGGATTTGTCATCAAAACGATACTGCCAGAAGAAATATTGCTGGAAGGGAAAATTGATCAGGTGATGTACATAAACGAATAATATGGGAGGAAGCTATGAAAAATCATTGGATAGAATTTTTTACTGGGATTGTTACAGTTAAAGCGACGGGAAAGGGCTTAGAGCGTTTCTTGAATAATCTTTTAAGAAAAAAGGTAGCTGTGTGGAGTGTCAAAAAGCATGGGCCACATTCTATCACCTTTCAAATGGGACTTAAAAGCATAAGCAAGTTTAGAGAGGTCGTAAGAGGGAGCGGAATAAAAATAGAGTTTCAGCGTGGTGCTGGAGCTCCCTTTCTTTATAAAAGAATCTTGAAAAACAGCGGGTTTGCAATAGGCGTATTTTTGTTTTTTGGACTAGTTCTAACCCTTTCCAACATGGTATGGGGAATTGACATAAAGGGTGCTAATCCAGCAACAGAGTATCAGATACGCAAGCAGTTAGATAAGATGGATATAAAAATTGGCGAATTTCAATTTTTTTCTAAAGAATTGGACGAGATACAGGCAGAACTGACCAATAATATTGACGCGATAACCTGGATCGGTGTGGAATTAAAAGGGACAACTTATCATTTTCAAGTAGTAGAGAAAAACGAGCCAGAAAAAATGGAAGAGGAAAAGCCGCAAAATTTAATTGCTGCAAAAAAAGCGACAATCGTGGACTATTTCATTGAGGAAGGCGATCAAGTCTTTTCTATCCATGATGTGGTGAAAAAGGGCCAACTATTAGTAACCGGAATATATGGGAAAGATAAAAACACAAAAGCAGTCTCAGCCAGAGGAGAAATCTGGGGAGAAACATGGTATAACTCCAAAGTTACCATACCTTTAGACAGCACCTTTCAAGTGTTTAATGGCAACGAAAAGCAAAAGCATTATTTGAAGCTTTTCGGGTACGAAATTCCTGTTTGGGGTTTCGGGAAGGTAGAGTATAAGGAATACGAAAAAGAGGAAAACGAAAAAAATGTTAAGTTTCTTAGATGGGAATTACCACTCAAGGTTACTAACAAGACATACAGGGAAAAAGAAGAAGTGACGAGAAGCTATACGGAGGAGGAAGCCCTTAAAGCTGGTAAGGAAAAAGCGCGCAAGGATATTCAACAAAAAATTGGTGAAGATGGCAAAATTAAAAAAGAAAAAATTTTGCGACAATCGGTAAAGAATGGTAAAGTAATACTAAATATAGATTTCACAACAATTGAAAATATTGCGGAAGTACAACCTATAACTCAAGGAGACTTGGAATGACAGAAGATTTGAAGACAATGAATGTAAAATTAAATGGCCCAGAAGAGGCAGTAGCTTTGCTTGGAAACGGGGACCGCAATCTGGAAATTTTAGAAAAAGAGCTTGATTGCCAAATCGTAACAAGAGGCGAAACTTTGCATGTTTCCTCCACAAATCCAGACAGTATTGAACTGGTAGGGGAAATTGTTGAAAAAATTTTGCAGGTGATAAGGAAAGGAATTTCTGTAAGCCAGCGTGATGTCAGCTATGCGATTGAAATGGCCAGAAAAGGAACCTTGGAGTATTTTGGAGCACTTTATGACGAAGAGATTGCCAAGACAATAAAAGGAAAGTCTATTAGGGTCAAGACAATCGGCCAAAGCGAATATATCCGGTCCATCAGAAAAAATGATTTAATTTTTGGAATTGGACCAGCAGGAACTGGTAAAACTTATTTAGCTGTTGTAATGGCAGTTAGTGCTTTAAAAAGCGGAAAGGTAAACAGGATTATCCTGACAAGGCCGGCTGTTGAAGCTGGAGAAAGCCTGGGCTTTTTGCCTGGTGATTTAAAAGAAAAGGTAGATCCTTATCTTCGCCCGCTATATGATGCCCTTCATGATGTTCTTGGAATGGAGCATACGCAACGTTTGATTGAGAGAAATACGATTGAAATCGCACCACTTGCTTATATGCGTGGACGAACCTTGGATGATGCTTTTGTTATCCTTGACGAAGCGCAAAACACAACACAAGCACAAATGAAAATGTTTTTAACAAGGCTTGGATACGGATCTAAAATGGTGATTACCGGTGACAGAACACAAATAGACCTACCTAAAGGTGTTAAGTCTGGGCTAGTTGCAGCAGAGCATATCCTTAAAAATGTTTCTGGTATTTCCTTCAGCTACTTATCGGAAACGGATGTTGTAAGGCACCCACTAGTAGGGAAAATTATAAAAGCATATGACGTGATTGAAAGCTGATAAAAAGGGGCAAACCATCTTAAATTGATAAGCATGGTTTGTCTTTTTCTTTTTTTGTGTGAAGTTTGTTTCAGCTAAATTGAGGTCAGAATGGTAAATAGCTCAATTTTTGTTGAAATTGGGCCCTATTTGCCTGTTTGAATTGGAATAGTAGAGCTCATATCGAGAAAAAAGGTGAAAACATCACGAAAAACTGATATTATTTTACATAAATATCAATCTTTTGAGTTTTGGGAAATTTATACATAAAGGATAGTGCTCTTGTTTATAGATAGGAGGTTACAATGGAATTTCTTCAAAATATCATCCAAAATAAGAACCGATACTTAAATAAAACAGCGGTTCGAATTTTGCTGTTTCTGTTTATTGGGGCAATTTTATTTTTCTCTATGTACAGCAATGTTAAACCAGAAAAGCTTAATGTTGATGTATTTACCGTTGCAAATGAGACAATCCGTTCACCGTTAACAGTTGAAGATACGGAAAGCACGGAAAAGAAAAAAGAAGAAAACAAAAATCAAGTCCAAGATGTGTACGTAGTTAATAAAGAAATAGCTCAAAATCGTGTAGATTTAATCACCTCTATTTTCGATTCTGTGACAGAGGTTAACAATGAAGCAGAGAAACCGACAGAAGCTGATGGAGCAGACAGTAAATCATCTTCTGCAACGAAAATTACACCTGATAAAAAGCTGTCTCTGCTTAAAGAAAGACTAACAGCCAACGTTACAAATGAAATTATGGATAGCACATTAAAAGAATTGCTCGCTTCCTCAGAAACGGAGCTTGAAATTGCTGAAGATATAACGGTAACTGCTATTAATTCTGTAATGAGCAGCAAAATCCCAGCAGATGAAGTAGAAAATGCGAAGAAACGAGTCGAGGATGAATTAAGAAACAGCAGCGGCATTAACAGTGATATAAAAAGCTCTATCATCGACCTAGGACGATTTGCTATCATCCAAAATGAATTCTATGATCCGACAGGCACTGAGGAGCTCAGGCAGCAAGCTGTCGATAGTGTGGAGCCTGTAAAAATCCTTCAAGGACAAATTATTGTGGAGGAAGGTCAGCTTATCAGCAGGGAAGTATACCGCCAGCTTGGATTAGTCGGGCTGTTAGATACAGATCATACGAGTAAGCCCTTTATCGGTCTTGGATTAATTGTCTTGTCTATTGTTTGCTTATTTTATTTTTATATTACAGCATACGAACGTGGTAACAAGCGAAATAAAGGCACTGCTATGATGTTTTCCATTATTTTTATTATTTCTATTCTTATTATGAAAGCCCTCAGTCTGTTTCAGCAAGAGGATATTATTGAAGTTGGATACTTTTTTCCTGCAGCGATGGCAGCGATGCTAATAAAAATCCTGATCGAAGAAAAGCTGGCGATTTTTGTCACTATCGCCCTTTCTGTTAGTGGGATGATTATGTTTAATGAAGGCACTGCAGGAGCATTTCATGTCGGAATGGGAATATATATATTAGCAGGAGGAATTGCTGGCGTCCTTTTCTTGAAAAAGCATAATCAGCGCTCCAGTATTTTGCAAGCCGGACTGCTTGTTTCATTAATTAATATAATTACCATTTTAGGCATGCTTTACATGCAAAATGGCCAATTGGAAGCAACGGAATATGGATTTTATCTGTTAAGTGCGATTCTTTCGGGGATTGTGTCAGCTGTTTTGACAATTGGGATATTGCCTTTCTTTGAGACCGGCTTTAATATACTGTCAACGATGAAGCTAATCGAGCTTTCTAATCCGAATCATCCATTATTACGAAAAATATTGACAGAAGCCCCGGGAACTTATCATCATAGTGTTATGGTTGCAAACCTTGCCGAAGCGGCTTGTGAAGCAATTGGTGCCAATGGTTTACTAGCCAGGGTTGGATGTTATTATCATGATATTGGAAAAACGAAAAGGCCGCAGTTTTTTATTGAAAATCAGCTGAATATGGGTAACCCTCATGATCGTCTTCCTCCGCAGGCAAGTAAGAATATTATTATTGCACATGCGACAGACGGGGCACAGCTGTTAAAAAGCAGTAAAATGCCGAAAGAGCTTATTGACATTGCTGAGCAGCATCATGGCACATCCTTGCTGAAGTTTTTCTATTATAAGGCAAAGGAAAAAAATCCAGATGTAGCGGAAAGTGAATTCCGGTACCCAGGACCGAAAGCGCAATCTCGTGAGGCTGCTATCATTGGAATCGCCGATAGTGTGGAAGCAGCAGTTAGGAGTCTTAGTTCACCTACACCAGACCAAATCGAAGCACTTATTAAAAACATCATTGCAGATCGCCTTCAGGATGGACAGCTTGATGATTGTGACCTCACATTAAAGGAATTGGATCAAGTAAGAAATACACTTTGTGAAACACTAAAAGGGATATTTCATTCAAGAATTGAATACCCTGATATGAAGAAGTAAAGGATGAATGGAAATGAATTTAGAAATAGATTTTATTGATGAAACAGAAAAAGTGGAGGAAGCTGATCAGGCAAAAGTCGAGGAATTACTTATATTAGCTGCCCAGAATCAAAAATTGTCTGGCGATATCGAGCTTTCGGTCACATTTGTTGATAATGCCCGCATACAGGAGATCAATAAAGAGTACCGCAATAAAGATCAAGCAACAGATGTTATTTCCTTTGCAATGGAGGAGCTTGGAGAAGGGGAAACAGCGCTGATTGGCGCAGATATGCCTCGGGTGCTTGGAGATATCATTATATCGATTGATAGAGCAAAAGAGCAGGCGGAGGAATATGGTCACAGCTATATGCGCGAGCTTGGCTTTTTAGCAGTCCA
This window encodes:
- the floA gene encoding flotillin-like protein FloA (flotillin-like protein involved in membrane lipid rafts); the protein is MDVLSGTAIFWIAVIIIGVILLGILLTFVPVMLWISALAAGVKISIFTLVGMRLRRVIPSRVVNPLIKAHKAGINATINQLESHYLAGGNVDRVVNALIAAHRANIELSFERCAAIDLAGRDVLEAVQMSVNPKVIETPFIAGVAMDGIEVKAKARITVRANIERLVGGAGEETVVARVGEGIVSTIGSSTNHKKVLENPDMISQTVLSKGLDAGTAFEILSIDIADVDIGKNIGAELQTEQAEADKKIAQAKAEERRAMAVAQEQEMKAKVQEMRAKVVEAEAEVPMAMSDALRSGNIGVMDYMNLQNITADTEMRGSIGKLNSDNKDEDSKK
- the yqfC gene encoding sporulation protein YqfC yields the protein MAKKWGNTLRSWMIKNLELPQDVMMDLPRITMIGQIHIYIENHRGLLTFSDKELRLLLKQGQLLIKGKGFVIKTILPEEILLEGKIDQVMYINE
- the ybeY gene encoding rRNA maturation RNase YbeY, with the protein product MNLEIDFIDETEKVEEADQAKVEELLILAAQNQKLSGDIELSVTFVDNARIQEINKEYRNKDQATDVISFAMEELGEGETALIGADMPRVLGDIIISIDRAKEQAEEYGHSYMRELGFLAVHGFLHLLGYDHLTKEDEEVMFTLQKEILDEFGLQR
- a CDS encoding HD family phosphohydrolase; this encodes MEFLQNIIQNKNRYLNKTAVRILLFLFIGAILFFSMYSNVKPEKLNVDVFTVANETIRSPLTVEDTESTEKKKEENKNQVQDVYVVNKEIAQNRVDLITSIFDSVTEVNNEAEKPTEADGADSKSSSATKITPDKKLSLLKERLTANVTNEIMDSTLKELLASSETELEIAEDITVTAINSVMSSKIPADEVENAKKRVEDELRNSSGINSDIKSSIIDLGRFAIIQNEFYDPTGTEELRQQAVDSVEPVKILQGQIIVEEGQLISREVYRQLGLVGLLDTDHTSKPFIGLGLIVLSIVCLFYFYITAYERGNKRNKGTAMMFSIIFIISILIMKALSLFQQEDIIEVGYFFPAAMAAMLIKILIEEKLAIFVTIALSVSGMIMFNEGTAGAFHVGMGIYILAGGIAGVLFLKKHNQRSSILQAGLLVSLINIITILGMLYMQNGQLEATEYGFYLLSAILSGIVSAVLTIGILPFFETGFNILSTMKLIELSNPNHPLLRKILTEAPGTYHHSVMVANLAEAACEAIGANGLLARVGCYYHDIGKTKRPQFFIENQLNMGNPHDRLPPQASKNIIIAHATDGAQLLKSSKMPKELIDIAEQHHGTSLLKFFYYKAKEKNPDVAESEFRYPGPKAQSREAAIIGIADSVEAAVRSLSSPTPDQIEALIKNIIADRLQDGQLDDCDLTLKELDQVRNTLCETLKGIFHSRIEYPDMKK
- the yqfD gene encoding sporulation protein YqfD — protein: MKNHWIEFFTGIVTVKATGKGLERFLNNLLRKKVAVWSVKKHGPHSITFQMGLKSISKFREVVRGSGIKIEFQRGAGAPFLYKRILKNSGFAIGVFLFFGLVLTLSNMVWGIDIKGANPATEYQIRKQLDKMDIKIGEFQFFSKELDEIQAELTNNIDAITWIGVELKGTTYHFQVVEKNEPEKMEEEKPQNLIAAKKATIVDYFIEEGDQVFSIHDVVKKGQLLVTGIYGKDKNTKAVSARGEIWGETWYNSKVTIPLDSTFQVFNGNEKQKHYLKLFGYEIPVWGFGKVEYKEYEKEENEKNVKFLRWELPLKVTNKTYREKEEVTRSYTEEEALKAGKEKARKDIQQKIGEDGKIKKEKILRQSVKNGKVILNIDFTTIENIAEVQPITQGDLE
- a CDS encoding NfeD family protein, whose translation is MIRKKILLVPFLFSILLSFFPAVSYANDQQLVYIVPIKDTVEMGLSEFINRAVETAEEKQADVIIFEMDTPGGSVDAAVSIGKIISGTSLETVTYINQDAISAGSFIALNTDKIFMDGRGRFGAAGVIDSQGNTAGEKAQSYWLSAMRGAAEKSGKDPRYAMAMADKSIAIPELGDDEEEFLTLTAAESLEVDYSNGTVSSLDDLLKALGMENATVERMDESFADKVARFVTNPIIIPILLTIGALGLIFELFSPGFGIAGFIGISSLLLFFYGHLVSGLAGYESIILFAAGIILVFLEFFIVGGIAGILGIAAIIGSVFLAGGNVYHIAISVLIAVAVSIIATILLVKVFGRKMKFFKKIVLRDSTSTEEGYVSNKTRNDLVGKTGVTMTALRPSGTVLIGDERIDVVSEGSFVGKDVKVSIVKAEGSRIVVRELTDIDLHKEDK
- a CDS encoding PhoH family protein, whose product is MTEDLKTMNVKLNGPEEAVALLGNGDRNLEILEKELDCQIVTRGETLHVSSTNPDSIELVGEIVEKILQVIRKGISVSQRDVSYAIEMARKGTLEYFGALYDEEIAKTIKGKSIRVKTIGQSEYIRSIRKNDLIFGIGPAGTGKTYLAVVMAVSALKSGKVNRIILTRPAVEAGESLGFLPGDLKEKVDPYLRPLYDALHDVLGMEHTQRLIERNTIEIAPLAYMRGRTLDDAFVILDEAQNTTQAQMKMFLTRLGYGSKMVITGDRTQIDLPKGVKSGLVAAEHILKNVSGISFSYLSETDVVRHPLVGKIIKAYDVIES